From a region of the Vidua macroura isolate BioBank_ID:100142 chromosome 3, ASM2450914v1, whole genome shotgun sequence genome:
- the ATF3 gene encoding cyclic AMP-dependent transcription factor ATF-3: MMVQHSGQVSALEVSASAIVPTLSPAGSLGFDDFTNLTPLVKEELRFAIQNKRQFHRMSSTLDTVTVSERPVETSVLKTEFSPEEDERKKRRRERNKIAAAKCRNKKKEKTECLQKESEKLETINAELKAQIEELKNEKQHLIYMLNLHRPTCIVRAQNGRTPEDERNLFIQQIKEGTLQG; the protein is encoded by the exons ATGATGGTCCAACACTCAGGCCAGGTATCTGCATTAGAAGTCAGCGCCTCCGCAATTGTTCCCACTTTGTCCCCTGCAGGGTCACTGGGGTTTGATGATTTCACAAATTTAACCCCCCTGGTGAAGGAGGAACTGAGGTTTGCCATTCAGAACAAGCGTCAGTTCCACAGGATGTCTTCCACTTTGGACACGGTGACTGTTTCTGAAAGGCCAGTTGAAACATCAGTGCTGAAAACAGAG TTTTCTCCTGAAgaggatgaaagaaaaaagagaagaagggaaaggaataaaattGCTGCAGCAAAGTGCCgaaacaaaaagaaggaaaaaacagaatgtTTGCAAAAA GAATCGGAGAAGCTGGAAACAATCAACGCGGAGTTGAAAGCCCAGATCGAGGAGCTGAAGAATGAGAAGCAGCATTTGATATACATGCTAAATCTGCACAGGCCCACGTGTATAGTCCGCGCACAAAACGGAAGGACACCTGAAGATGAAAGAAATCTTTTTATTCAACAGATCAAAGAAGGCACATTACAAGGTTAA